One Halictus rubicundus isolate RS-2024b chromosome 10, iyHalRubi1_principal, whole genome shotgun sequence genomic window carries:
- the Sfxn1-3 gene encoding sideroflexin-1-3, protein MSGSKDDGQRIDIEKPYWDQSTYRGRALHFLTVTNPLNLFVSSQQLEVARQVVTKYRKGSSLQQLGVTEDQLWKCKYLYDSAFHPDTGEKMLLIGRMSAQVPMNMMITGCMMTFYKTTSHVITWQWVNQSFNAIVNYTNRSGSSPIPMNTILQSYAVATGGAVITALGLNRLFRNAPPLVGRLVPLAAVAAANCVNIPFMRMPELQNGIELQTADGAKVGNSKRAAVKAITAVTLSRILMASPSMVLAPLVMNFLDRRQMLRNARWAAVPIQVAICGVCLTFATPLCCALFVQRVPISVNELEPEVQEQIRSSHPNVQTVYYNKGL, encoded by the exons ATGTCGGGTAGCAAGGATGACGGGCAACGAATCGACATCGAGAAACCGTACTGGGACCAGAGCACCTATCGTGGAAGGGCGCTCCACTTCCTCACTGTCACCAACCCTTTGAACCTCTTTGTCAGTAGCCAGCAACTCGAGGTCGCTCGACAGGTCGTTACGAAATACAG GAAAGGCAGCAGCCTCCAGCAGCTCGGCGTGACAGAGGACCAACTATGGAAGTGCAAATATCTCTACGACAGCGCGTTCCACCCCGACACGGGGGAGAAGATGCTTTTAATCGGTCGCATGAGCGCCCAGGTGCCCATGAACATGATGATAACCGGGTGCATGATGACGTTCTACAA GACAACGTCCCACGTGATCACCTGGCAGTGGGTTAACCAGTCGTTCAACGCCATAGTCAATTACACGAACCGCAGCGGGTCCAGCCCGATTCCCATGAACACGATTCTGCAGAGTTACGCGGTGGCGACAGGAGGTGCGGTGATTACTGCTCTAGGTCTGAATCGACTTTTCCGAAACGCACCGCCTTTGGTGGGTCGACTGGTTCCGTTGGCAGCGGTGGCAGCCGCCAATTGTGTCAACATCCCCTTCATGAGGATGCCGGAGCTCCAAAATGGCATCGAGCTGCAGACTGCAGACGGTGCGAAGGTTGGCAACAGCAAACGTGCTGCTGTCAAGGCTATCACCGCTGTGACCTTGTCGAGGATCCTTATGGCTTCCCCTAGCATGG TACTGGCGCCCCTAGTAATGAACTTCTTGGACCGACGACAAATGTTACGCAACGCTCGATGGGCCGCCGTGCCGATACAAGTCGCAATTTGCGGTGTGTGTCTAACTTTCGCCACACCCCTTTGCTGCGCCCTATTCGTCCAACGGGTTCCCATCTCGGTGAACGAGTTGGAACCGGAAGTGCAGGAGCAGATACGCTCGAGTCATCCGAATGTCCAAACAGTGTACTACAATAAAGGTCTCTAA
- the Mrpl2 gene encoding mitochondrial ribosomal protein L2 — translation MSAVSLLRRVFAKQIADFSGINAPALCHVQERLKFTLVEIPKPGVKGRSWRRIVHFKDEYTVEPLKVTNLGGRDPVTGRVVAKTLGGGLKHKYHWIHWVRDGPTDLTEKPKLEKVLAVFTDGCRTANVALVGSGPELKYILATENMKVGDILKVHKGIPRNPVRAKEGDAYPLGALPIGTLVSSVEKYPGMGGALINAAGTYGVITASDGDDRMIVKMPSKQEYSLHNTCMATVGRLSNVEHGSTPIGSAQKMRELGNRPRSGLKQKKTGRSGRKIRRLPPVRRIGLDQTEVTTEPYELNYRKLF, via the exons ATGTCGGCCGTGTCGTTGCTCCGTCGTGTTTTTGCTAAGCAAATCGCCGATTTTTCCGGTATAAATGCACCGGCATTGTGTCACGTTCAGGAGAGGCTCAAGTTCACATTGGTGGAGATTCCTAAACCGGGTGTTAAGGGCAGAAGTTGGAGGAGAATTGTCCATTTCAAAGATGAGTACACGGTCGAGCCTTTGAAGGTTACAAACTTGGGAGGCAGAGATCCTGTTACAG GAAGAGTGGTGGCCAAAACTCTCGGTGGAGGTTTGAAGCACAAATACCACTGGATCCATTGGGTCAGGGATGGCCCTACAGACCTGACAGAGAAGCCTAAACTAGAGAAGGTCCTGGCTGTCTTCACGGACGGATGTAGAACAGCCAACGTGGCTTTGGTGGGCAGTGGCCCTGAGTTGAAGTACATCCTAGCTACGGAGAATATGAAAGTGGGTGACATACTCAAGGTCCACAAAGGTATTCCCCGGAACCCAGTCAGAGCAAAGGAGGGGGATGCTTATCCATTAGGGGCATTGCCGATTGGGACCTTAGTTAGTTCCGTGGAGAAGTATCCAGGAATGGGTGGTGCACTTATCAACGCCGCGGGAACTTACGGGGTGATAACAGCAAGCGACGGGGACGATCGTATGATCGTGAAGATGCCCAGCAAACAGGAGTACAGCCTGCACAACACGTGCATGGCGACGGTAGGCAGGCTGTCGAACGTGGAACACGGGTCGACGCCGATTGGCAGCGCGCAGAAAATGCGAGAGCTGGGTAATCGGCCGAGGAGTGGTCTGAAGCAGAAGAAAACTGGGAGATCCGGACGGAAGATCAGGAGATTGCCTCCGGTTCGCAGGATTGGGTTAGACCAGACGGAAGTAACGACGGAACCGTATGAGTTAAATTATAGGAAGCTGTTCTGA